AGAACCTCAAACAGGGGATCGTGGTGATCCAACGTCCCCAGGTACGTCTCGGCCACCGCGTGTGACCCCTACCCGCAGAATACGCGGTCCCGATCGCCCCGCGCCACGTAAGTTGCAGGCAGCTCCTCCTGTACCTCTTCAAGGAGGTGCTGGAGGCTCGCCATGATCACGTCGTGCGCCTCGAGCACCTCGTCGAGGTCCGCGTCAGGTGGCTCGACTGCAAACGGCTCGTGGCCTATGCTCTGCATCGTCCTCCTCCACGTCAGCATGACGATCCAAAGGCGAACAACTCTTCCTTGAGTGAATACTAAGATAGAACGCAGGCGAGCGAATATCGGCTGAAGGCCCGATTCTGAGCCGATGGCGAGCGGATCTCACCATCGAACCCGTGCACGCCTGGCGTTTGGGGCCGGCCCGCGCATCGGCCGTCCGCCCAATTTCGTGCTCGGTCGATCGACCGACCATTCCCCTCCCGACGGCGGTTCCGCGCCTAGCCTGGCTGTGCCGGTGAGGTTACGAGGAACCGGTCAACTGTGTGGCGCAAGAAGTACCCGACAAGCGATTTTGGAGCACGCCGTCGACAACATCTCGCCGAATAGACAATCCGGCAGGTGGTGGTAGGCGAGAGTTCTCCATGAAAAACGACATTAAGCTTGAATTCGTGAGCGCCTCCACCCAGCTCCAGGCAATCAGGTGTTGACCTGATACTCCGATGCGCTCTTCTAGGCTGTCCTGTTTGGATGTAGTGTTGACACTGATGGAGGTCTCCTCATGAAAAGAGGGTCACGCCTCTGCCTCCGAAATCTCCAACCGAGGGCTCGCAACCTTCGGAAGGGGGGAGACAGGCATGACCCTCGAGGACAGCGTTCGCCATCACCGGCTCGTGATCATGCAGCGCGCGGCGCTGCTGGGGAATGTGACCCGGGCGTGTCGGGAGGCGGGCATCTCCCGGACCGTGTTCTACCGCTGGCGCCAACGCTTCGTGCGCTACGGGCCAGATGGGCTGCGGCCCCGGCCGACCCGCCCCACCCGCTGGCCCCGGCAGGCCACCCCGGCCCTCGAGCACGCCGTGCTGGCGTATGCGCTGCTCTGGCCGACCCATGGTCCCGCGCGGATCGCGGCGCAGCTCCGGCAGGCCCGCTGGGGCGGCTGGCGCGTCAGTGCCTCGGGGATCTATGGGATTCTCAAGCGCCACGGCTTGCAGACCCGATGGGAGCGGCTGACCCGGTTGGAAGCCCAGGCGGTCCTCACGGCCGGCGTGGTGAGCGAGCGGATGCGGCGCCGGTTGGTGCACCCGCATGTCGAGGCCCAGCGCCCCGGCGACCTCGTCTGCGTGGACGCCTTCTACGTGGGGAAGCTCAAGGGCGTGGGCAAGGTCTGGCAGTTGACGGCGTGCGACGCGGCCTGCTCGTACGCGGTGGCGACGCTCGTGCCGCGGGTCACACAAGGGACAGCCACCGAGTTCCTGCGGGAGCACGTCGTGCCGACCTACCGCCGCGCGGGCCATCAGGTGCGGGCGGTCTTGACCGATGGCGGGCCCGAGTTTCATGGGCGCTTCACGGCGGCGTGTCGCGACCTGGGCATCGAGCATCGGCGCACCAAACCGCGGCATGCCTGGACCAATGGCTTCGTCGAGCGGTTGCAAGGGACGATTCTGGCCGAGTTGTGGCGAGTCGCCTTTCGCCGCACCTACTACACGAGCGTGGCGCAGTTGGAACGGGACTTGCAAGCCTACCTGCGCTTCTACAATCGGGAGCGGCCGCACCAAGGCTACCGGTTGCAGGGGCGCACGCCAGCGTCGGTGTTCGCCGCTCGGAAGGCCAGTTGAATGATGACGACGCTCTTGGTTGGAGTGCAAAAGTGTCAACACCTCGTCCACACTGGACAACCTAGAAGTCATCTCATAAACAGGTCGTGCGGTACCGTCGTACCGGGCTACCCCATCGATGGTACTCTTACGTCATGCGACCCCTTCGGTATTACATCAACGTCACATTGGACGGGTGCTGCGATCATCGTGCAATTCCCGCGGACGAAGACTTGCATCGTCACGCGGTCGAGAACCTCGACCAGGCCGATGCCCTCCTCTTTGGCCGGGTGACGTACGACATGATGGAAGCAGCTTGGCGGCCGCCGGCGCGGACGGGAGCGAGGCCTGATTGGATGGAACCCTTCGCTCGGACGATCGACGCAGCAAAGAAGTACGTCGTGTCGAGCACCCTGGACCGGGTCGATTGGAACGCGGAGCTCGTGCGCGGGGATCTGGGGAAGGCCGTTCAGCAGCTCAAGCGGGAGTCGGGTAAGGGACTGTTAGTGGGAGGCGTGAAGCTCCCGCTGGCGTTGGCGGAGCTGGGATTGATCGATGAGTACGAGTTCGTGGTGCAGCCCAGGCTAGCGGGCCACGGGCCGACGTTGTTCGCGGGGCTATCGAAGCACGTCGACTTGAGGCTCGTGAGCCGGCTGGAGTTCGGCTCGGGGGCGGTGGCGATGCGGTATGAGCCGAGAAGGTAGCCATCGGGCTTGCCGAAGTCATCTCATGAACAGGTCGTGCGGTACCGTCGTACCGGACGGCCATGGGCCTGACCGACAAGCCATGGGCCGTGCTCACCCGATCTTCCGGTCACAGCGGCGACCGATGGCCGAGGCCAGCCGTGGGCCACCCGCGGCGTGTTGAACGCCGTGCTCTGGATCTTCCGGACCGGGGCGCCGTGGGCCGATCTGCCGCGGCGCTATCCGCCGTACCAAACCTGCCATCGCCGCTTCCAAGTCCGGCACCGATCGGGTCGCCTCGATCGCCTCCTGCAACGGCTCGCGGAGGATCTCCGCGACCGCGGGCAGATCGATCTGAGTGAAGCCTTCGTCGACGCGATCTTCGCGTCGGCGAAAAAAGGGGGCGTTGGCGTCGGTCCGACACGCTGTGGCAAAGGCTCCAGAATCATGGCGATTGTCGACCGTGCTGGTCTTCCAATCGCCGTCCACGTGGCCAGCGCTTCACCGTATGAGCCGCACCTCGTCCCCGCCACTCTCGAGGCCCGCTTCCTCGCCGATCTCCCCACCCGACTGATCGGCGACCGCGGCTACGAGCGACCCGCTCGATGACACGCTCATGCGCACCTACGGGATCGAGATGATCGCCGCGAATCGTCGGCGCCGCGCCCACACGCAAGATGGCCGCCCGCTGCGCCGTATCCGCCGACGATGGAAAATCGAACGCTTCTTCGCGTGGCTCCACAATTCCCGGTGCGTCGTCACCCGATGGGAGCGCCACCTCGAGAACACCCTCGGCATGGTCCAGCTCGCCTGTGCGCAGATCCTGCTACGGGCGTTTATGAGATGACCTCTAGGCTGTGCCGGTCCGATAGCGCCGTGCGAGCTCCGGCCGGTTGGCGCTCCCAAGGATTCTTCGCTGCAATTCCGCCAGCTGCTCCACCAACGATCCGTCGTCGAGACCGGGAATACAGGTGACTTCGCCCTGCGCGAACGCGGTAAGGGATGCGGCGACCACATCCTCCGCCGTCATCTTCGGTCTCTGGCTGAAATCCATGCCCTGCAATGCGTGGAACTCAGTCGCCACGATCCCCGGGAGGCACACCTGCACGCGTACTCCGCTCCCTGCAATCTCGCCCGCGAGGGACTGCGTGAAAGCCACCATGAACGCCTTGGCCCCGGCATAGATGGCGCGGTGGGGAAGCGGATTTGGCGGGATGGAGCCACTGAACGCGAGCAGCGATGCGACGTTGATTACGCCACCGGCGCCACGACGGATCATGCCGGGCAGGGCCGCGCGAGTGAGGCGCGCCACCGCACGAACGTGGATGGCGATGAGACGATCAACGACGGGCAGTTCAATCTGGGCAAAAGGATGGTACCCACCGAACCCGGCGTTGTTGACCAGGAGCGCGAGCGCTTCGTCGCCCGCGGCGCGCGCTTCAACCTCCGCGAGCGCATCGGCGTCGGTGAGATCTGCTGCGAGCACCTCCGCGTGGACGTGGGCTTCGCGGTGGAGCCGCTCGGCAAGCGCCTCCAGCCGATCGCGCCGTCGCGCGACCAGCACGACATCGTAACCGTCCCGCGCCAATCGGTGGGCGAACGCTCCCCCGATGCCGGCGGATGCCCCGGTGATCAGTGCTCGTCGCCGCGGACGAACGCTCTCCATAGATTACTCCTCCCTTGATCTCAAGGCGGTGGTTTTGCCGCAACGGTTCATCATCCTACATTCAGATCTTCGAGGTGACTTCCTTCCGCTGACAAGCGGGGACACCAACGCTGGCAAAGATCGGAGGCGGGAGCAAGGAGCGAGACGTTTGCGATGCCCCCGCAAGCCGCCCCGCGGCGCAAGCGAGCGCGGCGGTGATAACAACCCACGCTTCGGCTTCGATTGCCCCCGGATCTTTGCCCGGCCGCGGCGACCACCATCGCATGGTGTGAGAGATCGCCCGGGCCCGACGTCCGTGGCGTGATTCTCCTGGAAACCCTATCCGGGTGGGGAAGTCTTGACTAAGGGCCAGCTGATGGTGCGGGGTTCAGGGAGTTCGCCTCCGCCTAGACGAGATCGCACTCGATAGTGGGGACACAGTGGGGGGGCAGAATCCGTGATCCCGGCCACGCGATCAGTTCGGAAGTCGATTGAGCAGTACCCAGTACAGTCCTAATGACCGCACCGCGTCGCTGAACCGCTGGAAATCGACGGGTTTGACGATGTAGCTGTTGACCCCCAACGCATAGCAGGTTTTCAAGTCGTGCTCGTCACTCGAGGAGGTCAATATGACGACGGGAATCACCTTCGTCCGCGGATCCGCCTTGATGCGCTGAAGCACTTCGATCCCATCCATCCGAGGGAGTTTGAGGTCCAGCAGAATCAGCTTCGGACTGCCGTTGCCCTTGCGACCGTTTGGGAAGAGCAATTCTAACGCCTCCGGACCATCTTGGGCGACCTGAATGTGATTGGACACGTTGCTCTTCCGAAGCGTCCGGACGGTCATCTCCGCGTGGGCGGGGTTGTCTTCGACCAGCAGGATTTCCATGGGGTCTTCGATCATCTCTCATCACTCCTCGCAAGGGTGAAGTAGAAGGTGGCTCCCTTTCCGACCTCTCCTTCGGCCCAGACGCGCCCCCCGTGACGGTGGATGACGCGCTGGACGATCGCCAGTCCCACACCCGTGCCCTCATAGTCCTCCTGGCGGTGTAGGCGCTGAAAGACGTGGAAGAGTTTGTCGGCGTATCGCATCTCGAACCCCGCGCCGTTGTCTTTCACGAAGTAGGTGTGAAACGCGGGGTCGCTCAAATCCGGCCGCCACCCGACCTCGATGCGGGCGTCCTCTCGATTGCGGCTGAA
This genomic stretch from bacterium harbors:
- a CDS encoding IS481 family transposase, with amino-acid sequence MTLEDSVRHHRLVIMQRAALLGNVTRACREAGISRTVFYRWRQRFVRYGPDGLRPRPTRPTRWPRQATPALEHAVLAYALLWPTHGPARIAAQLRQARWGGWRVSASGIYGILKRHGLQTRWERLTRLEAQAVLTAGVVSERMRRRLVHPHVEAQRPGDLVCVDAFYVGKLKGVGKVWQLTACDAACSYAVATLVPRVTQGTATEFLREHVVPTYRRAGHQVRAVLTDGGPEFHGRFTAACRDLGIEHRRTKPRHAWTNGFVERLQGTILAELWRVAFRRTYYTSVAQLERDLQAYLRFYNRERPHQGYRLQGRTPASVFAARKAS
- a CDS encoding dihydrofolate reductase family protein, with the protein product MRPLRYYINVTLDGCCDHRAIPADEDLHRHAVENLDQADALLFGRVTYDMMEAAWRPPARTGARPDWMEPFARTIDAAKKYVVSSTLDRVDWNAELVRGDLGKAVQQLKRESGKGLLVGGVKLPLALAELGLIDEYEFVVQPRLAGHGPTLFAGLSKHVDLRLVSRLEFGSGAVAMRYEPRR
- a CDS encoding SDR family oxidoreductase is translated as MESVRPRRRALITGASAGIGGAFAHRLARDGYDVVLVARRRDRLEALAERLHREAHVHAEVLAADLTDADALAEVEARAAGDEALALLVNNAGFGGYHPFAQIELPVVDRLIAIHVRAVARLTRAALPGMIRRGAGGVINVASLLAFSGSIPPNPLPHRAIYAGAKAFMVAFTQSLAGEIAGSGVRVQVCLPGIVATEFHALQGMDFSQRPKMTAEDVVAASLTAFAQGEVTCIPGLDDGSLVEQLAELQRRILGSANRPELARRYRTGTA
- a CDS encoding response regulator, which gives rise to MIEDPMEILLVEDNPAHAEMTVRTLRKSNVSNHIQVAQDGPEALELLFPNGRKGNGSPKLILLDLKLPRMDGIEVLQRIKADPRTKVIPVVILTSSSDEHDLKTCYALGVNSYIVKPVDFQRFSDAVRSLGLYWVLLNRLPN